In a genomic window of Suricata suricatta isolate VVHF042 chromosome 12, meerkat_22Aug2017_6uvM2_HiC, whole genome shotgun sequence:
- the CCL25 gene encoding C-C motif chemokine 25 isoform X1, producing MNSWPLLCLVVASFAGIWCLTVHAQGVSEDCCLAYHQLHNLDFLRHAVGYQRQEVSGSCNLPAVIFFFRKHKMVCGNPRDKRIKCWMDFLDARKHLKRHRSILRSFQDCSSRGRKPSPEPANLPLSKLSKHTRGNRTKTAFTPAARPGAPASLSFRRNLSVHA from the exons ATGAACTCGTGGCCCCTACTCTGCCTGGTGGTGGCCAGCTTTGCAGGCATCTGGTGTCTTACTGTCCACGCTCAAG GTGTCTCGGAGGACTGTTGCCTAGCCTACCACCAGCTCCACAACCTGGACTTCCTGAGGCACGCCGTGGGTTACCAGCGCCAGGAGGTGAGCGGGAGCTGCAACCTGCCGGCTGTGAT ATTCTTCTTCCGGAAACACAAGATGGTGTGTGGCAACCCACGGGACAAGAGAATAAAGTGTTGGATGGACTTCCTGGATGCTCGGAAGCACTTAAAGCGTCACAGAAGTATCCTGAGAAGCTTCCAAG ACTGCAGCTCTAGAGGTAGGAAGCCGAGCCCTGAACCCGCCAATCTACCACTGTCCAAGTTGAGCAAGCACACCAGAGGCAACAGGACGAAAACCGCCTTCACTCCAGCAGCTCGTCCAG gtgccccagcctctcTGTCATTCAGGCGGAACCTCAGTGTCCATGCCTGa
- the CCL25 gene encoding C-C motif chemokine 25 isoform X2 → MNSWPLLCLVVASFAGIWCLTVHAQGVSEDCCLAYHQLHNLDFLRHAVGYQRQEVSGSCNLPAVIFFFRKHKMVCGNPRDKRIKCWMDFLDARKHLKRHRSILRSFQDCSSRGRKPSPEPANLPLSKLSKHTRGNRTKTAFTPAARPGP, encoded by the exons ATGAACTCGTGGCCCCTACTCTGCCTGGTGGTGGCCAGCTTTGCAGGCATCTGGTGTCTTACTGTCCACGCTCAAG GTGTCTCGGAGGACTGTTGCCTAGCCTACCACCAGCTCCACAACCTGGACTTCCTGAGGCACGCCGTGGGTTACCAGCGCCAGGAGGTGAGCGGGAGCTGCAACCTGCCGGCTGTGAT ATTCTTCTTCCGGAAACACAAGATGGTGTGTGGCAACCCACGGGACAAGAGAATAAAGTGTTGGATGGACTTCCTGGATGCTCGGAAGCACTTAAAGCGTCACAGAAGTATCCTGAGAAGCTTCCAAG ACTGCAGCTCTAGAGGTAGGAAGCCGAGCCCTGAACCCGCCAATCTACCACTGTCCAAGTTGAGCAAGCACACCAGAGGCAACAGGACGAAAACCGCCTTCACTCCAGCAGCTCGTCCAG GTCCGTGA